Proteins encoded in a region of the Salinicoccus sp. RF5 genome:
- the hpf gene encoding ribosome hibernation-promoting factor, HPF/YfiA family, translating to MIRCEIRGENIEVTDAIRSHIEEKVGKLERYFTNAPNTHAHVNIKTYGNKKGKVEITIPMKDLTLRAEERHDDLYAAVDLIIDKLERQIRKHKTKINRKFREKNPEQEFFAALEAGANGTQEEESDEGIDIVRSKQFQLKPMDSEEAVLQMNMLGHDFFIFNDRETEGTSIVYRRNDGKYGLIETNEGV from the coding sequence ATGATCAGATGTGAAATTCGTGGAGAAAATATCGAAGTGACAGATGCAATCAGAAGCCACATAGAGGAGAAAGTGGGCAAGCTGGAACGTTACTTCACAAATGCTCCAAATACACACGCCCATGTCAACATCAAGACATACGGCAACAAGAAGGGCAAAGTTGAAATCACCATCCCCATGAAAGACCTGACACTACGCGCAGAGGAAAGACATGATGATCTATATGCAGCTGTCGACCTTATAATAGATAAGCTGGAAAGGCAGATCAGAAAGCATAAGACGAAGATCAACCGCAAATTCAGGGAAAAGAATCCGGAACAGGAATTCTTTGCAGCACTGGAAGCGGGCGCGAATGGTACACAGGAAGAGGAGAGCGATGAAGGCATCGATATCGTGCGCTCCAAGCAATTCCAGCTGAAGCCGATGGACTCTGAAGAGGCGGTACTGCAGATGAATATGCTTGGCCATGACTTCTTCATCTTCAATGATAGGGAAACGGAAGGTACAAGCATCGTCTACAGACGCAACGACGGCAAGTATGGCCTGATCGAAACGAATGAAGGCGTCTGA
- a CDS encoding ComF family protein, with protein sequence MICYYCHEAMREEVDIVNLFKKRAPLCDGCRNALSRWRAGKRCGFCHRLMKTDETACLDCHFLSSRFRPPESITCLLDYHGAVKMLFHRYKFTGDCALAEVVAMFLDSRFREYDVIIPIPISKARMEERGYDQTAMVLEAKGVAYSPFLETETRSRQSGLGKAERARRENPFLLTCRHEDLEGKRILLVDDIYTTGMTVHQAMEKLYTFSPGTIDVLTFSKA encoded by the coding sequence ATGATCTGCTACTACTGTCATGAAGCAATGAGGGAAGAAGTGGATATCGTCAATCTGTTCAAGAAAAGGGCTCCCCTGTGCGATGGATGCCGGAATGCACTTTCCCGATGGCGTGCCGGGAAGCGCTGCGGATTCTGCCACAGGCTGATGAAGACCGATGAAACGGCGTGCCTGGACTGCCATTTCCTGTCCAGCCGCTTCCGTCCACCTGAGAGCATCACCTGTCTGCTCGATTATCACGGGGCAGTAAAAATGCTTTTCCACCGCTATAAGTTCACAGGTGATTGTGCACTCGCCGAAGTGGTTGCGATGTTTCTCGACAGCCGTTTCAGGGAATATGATGTAATCATACCAATACCCATCTCGAAGGCCAGGATGGAAGAGCGCGGCTATGACCAGACGGCCATGGTGCTGGAGGCAAAAGGAGTGGCTTACAGCCCTTTTCTCGAAACGGAAACCAGGAGCCGCCAGTCCGGGCTTGGAAAGGCAGAGAGGGCCCGTAGGGAGAATCCATTCCTTCTGACCTGCCGCCATGAAGATCTTGAAGGTAAACGCATCCTCCTGGTCGATGACATCTACACGACAGGGATGACGGTGCATCAGGCAATGGAGAAACTATACACCTTTTCCCCCGGCACCATCGATGTGTTAACGTTTTCAAAAGCCTGA